TCAAGTGGGGCGAGGAGGTGTACGGCTATCCCTTCGGGGCGCCCGACAAGCGCAACGACCTGGATTCGGCGCCCCACACGATGACGTCGGTCGTGGTCAACCCGTACTTCGACTGGGGCGACGACCGGCGCCCGCGCACCGAGTACCACCACACGGTGCTCTACGAGGCCCATGTGAAGGGCCTCACGATGCTGCACCCGGACCTTCCGGACGAACTGCGCGGCACCTATGCGGCGCTCGCGCACCCGGCGGTAATCGAACACCTGACGGAACTGGGCGTCACGGCGCTGGAACTGATGCCGGTGCACCAGTTCGTGAACGACCACCGTCTGGTCGACATGGGCCTGGGCAACTACTGGGGCTACAACACGATCGGCTTCTTCGCCCCGCACAACGCGTACGCCTCCTGGGGCGACCGCGGCCAGCAGGTCCTGGAATTCAAGTCGGCGGTCCGGGCGCTGCACGAGGCCGGCATCGAGGTCATCCTGGACGTGGTCTACAACCACACCGCCGAGGGCAACCATCTGGGCCCGACGCTCTCCTTCAGGGGCCTCGACAACGCCTCGTACTACCGTCTGGCGGACGACCCCCGCTACTACATGGACACCACGGGGACCGGCAACTCCCTGCTCATGCGCTCGCCGCACGTGCTCCAGCTGATCATGGACTCGCTGCGCTACTGGGTCACCGACATGCACGTCGACGGGTTCCGCTTCGACCTCGCGGCGACGCTGGCCCGGCAGTTCCACGAGGTGGACCGGCTGTCGTCGTTCTTCGACCTGGTGCAGCAGGACCCGGTGGTCTCCCAGGTGAAACTGATCGCCGAGCCGTGGGACGTGGGCGAGGGCGGCTACCAGGTGGGCAACTTCCCGCCGCTGTGGACGGAGTGGAACGGGAAGTACCGCGACACCGTACGGGACATGTGGCGCGGTGAGCCGCGCACGCTCGCGGAGTTCGCGTCCCGGCTGACGGGCTCGTCCGACCTCTACCAGGACGACGGGCGGCGCCCGCTGGCCTCGATCAACTTCGTCACCTGCCACGACGGCTTCACGCTGCACGACCTGGTGTCGTACAACGACAAGCACAACAACGCCAACGGCGAGGACAACCGCGACGGCGAGAGCCACAACCGGTCGTGGAACTGCGGCGCCGAGGGCGAGACCGACGACGAGGACGTCCGCGCGCTGCGGGCCCGTCAGATGCGCAACTTCATCGCGACGCTGATGCTCTCGCAGGGCGTGCCGATGCTCAGCCACGGCGACGAATTCGCGCGCAGCCAGGGCGGCAACAACAACGCCTACTGCCAGGACAGCGAGCTGGCCTGGGTGCCGTGGCCCGAGGACGGCGGCGAGCTGCTGGCGTTCACGCGCGCGATGGTGTGGCTGCGCCGCGACCACCCGGTCTTCCGGCGGCGCCGCTTCTTCCACGGGCGCCCGGTGGAGGGCACGCACGACGAGCTGTCGGACATCGCCTGGTTCACTCCGGAGGGCAAGGAGATGACCCAGCGGGACTGGGACTCCGCGCAGGCGCGGGCGCTCAGCGTGTTCCTCAACGGCAACGCGATCTCCGAGCCGGGACCGCGCGGGGAGCGCATCGCCGACGACTCGTTCCTGCTGATGTTCAACGCCTCGCCGAGGCCGCTGGAGTTCGTGGTGCCGGTGGACCACGGGCGCCAGTGGCAGGTGGTGGTCGACACGGCACGCCCCGAGGGGGTGCCGCCGGGCACGGGCGCGAAGGTCGAGGCCGGGGACCGGCTGACGCTGGTGGACCGGAGTCTTACGGTGCTGCAGCGGCCGGCGTAGGGCCCGGGCGGGACGTGGGGCGCACGCGCGCGTGGAGGCCGTGGGGGCGCACGCGCGCGTGGAGGCCGGTTTCGGGTCCTGGGTCGGCGCGCGTGGGGTCGGTTTCCCGGCGCGCGCAGCTCGTTTGCGTGCGTCGGTGACACGAAACGCGGCCGGGCGGGTACGTAGGTCTCCATGACACCTGAGCGTCCCGACCCGGTGATCCCGGCCCCGGTGCCCGGGCCCCCGGTCCCCGCTGCACCGACCGCCACCTACCGGCTTCAGCTCCAGCCGGAGTTCCCCTTCGCGGCAGCCGAGGCGGCGGTGCCGTACCTGGCGTCGCTCGGCGTCTCGCATCTGCACCTGTCGCCCGTTCTGGAGGCCGTCCCCGGATCGACGCACGGCTACGACGTGGTGGACCACGCGCGCGTGCGGGGCGAGCTGGGCGGCGAGGAGGGACTGCGCTCGCTGGCGGGCACCGCGCGGGAGCACGGCCTCGGCCTGGTGGTGGACATCGTGCCGAACCACATGGCCATGACGCCGCGCCACAACCACGCCCTCTGGGAGGTGCTGCGGGAGGGCCCCGCGTCGCCGTACGCGCACTGGTTCGACATCGACTGGGAGGCGCAGGGCGGACGGCTGCTGCTGCCGGTGCTCGGTGGCCCGCTGGGCGCGGAGATCGGCCATCTCAAGGTCGACGGTGACGTCCTGCGCTACTACGACCAGGTGTTCCCGCTGCGGGAAGGGACCGAGAAGCTGCCGTTGCCGCGGCTTCTCGACGCGCAGTGGTACCGCCCGGCGTGGTGGCGGCTGGCCCGTACCGAGCTCAACTACCGGCGCTTCTTCAGCATTTCGGAGCTGATCGGGGTGCGGGTGGAGGACCCGGAGGTGTTCGCGGCGACCCACGCGAAGATCCTGGAGCTGCTCCGCGACGGCGTGGTCGAGGGGCTGCGCATCGACCATCCCGACGGCCTCGCCGACCCGGACGCCTATCTGCGCCGGTTGCACGAGGCGACCGGGGGGCGCTGGACGGTGGTCGAGAAGATCCTCGCGGACGGCGAGCCCCTGCCGGCCGCGTGGCCCGTCGCGGGCACCACCGGCTACGACGCGCTGCGACAGGTCGACGGTCTCTTCACGGACCCGGCCGGCGCGGGCGAACTCCTCGGCCAGTACCGGCGGTTCGCGGCCGTGCAGGCAGACCGCGGAGGGCACTGGGAGTCGACGGTACGGCGGGCCGCGTACAAGGTGGTCACGCACGAACTGGCCACGGAGACGGACCGCCTCACGCGCGTGGCGAGCCGGCTGTGCGCCGGGTCCGAGGACCTGGCGTTGCGCGACCGCGCCCCCTGGGCCCTGGGCAGCGCCCTGCGGGAACTCCTCGTCCGCATGGAGGTGTACCGGCCCTACCCCTCCACGGACGCCGCCTCGATCGTCACCGGCGCCGCCGCGGACGAGGCCCGGACGGCCTTCACGGTGCCGGAGGAGGCGCGGGCCGTGGACGTCGTACGGGATCTGGTGCTCGGCCGGGCCGGTGAAGGGCCCGCGGGGGCGGAGTTCCGGGCGCGGTTCGCGCAGACGTCGTCGGCGCTGCGGGCCAAGTCCGTGGAGGA
Above is a genomic segment from Streptomyces sp. R21 containing:
- the glgX gene encoding glycogen debranching protein GlgX, whose amino-acid sequence is MQVWPGEAYPLGATYDGAGTNFAVFSEAAHRIELCLLHDDGSETAVELRETDAFVRHAYLPGIMPGQRYGFRVHGPYAPERGQRVNSAKLLLDPYARAISGSIKWGEEVYGYPFGAPDKRNDLDSAPHTMTSVVVNPYFDWGDDRRPRTEYHHTVLYEAHVKGLTMLHPDLPDELRGTYAALAHPAVIEHLTELGVTALELMPVHQFVNDHRLVDMGLGNYWGYNTIGFFAPHNAYASWGDRGQQVLEFKSAVRALHEAGIEVILDVVYNHTAEGNHLGPTLSFRGLDNASYYRLADDPRYYMDTTGTGNSLLMRSPHVLQLIMDSLRYWVTDMHVDGFRFDLAATLARQFHEVDRLSSFFDLVQQDPVVSQVKLIAEPWDVGEGGYQVGNFPPLWTEWNGKYRDTVRDMWRGEPRTLAEFASRLTGSSDLYQDDGRRPLASINFVTCHDGFTLHDLVSYNDKHNNANGEDNRDGESHNRSWNCGAEGETDDEDVRALRARQMRNFIATLMLSQGVPMLSHGDEFARSQGGNNNAYCQDSELAWVPWPEDGGELLAFTRAMVWLRRDHPVFRRRRFFHGRPVEGTHDELSDIAWFTPEGKEMTQRDWDSAQARALSVFLNGNAISEPGPRGERIADDSFLLMFNASPRPLEFVVPVDHGRQWQVVVDTARPEGVPPGTGAKVEAGDRLTLVDRSLTVLQRPA
- the treY gene encoding malto-oligosyltrehalose synthase, with product MTPERPDPVIPAPVPGPPVPAAPTATYRLQLQPEFPFAAAEAAVPYLASLGVSHLHLSPVLEAVPGSTHGYDVVDHARVRGELGGEEGLRSLAGTAREHGLGLVVDIVPNHMAMTPRHNHALWEVLREGPASPYAHWFDIDWEAQGGRLLLPVLGGPLGAEIGHLKVDGDVLRYYDQVFPLREGTEKLPLPRLLDAQWYRPAWWRLARTELNYRRFFSISELIGVRVEDPEVFAATHAKILELLRDGVVEGLRIDHPDGLADPDAYLRRLHEATGGRWTVVEKILADGEPLPAAWPVAGTTGYDALRQVDGLFTDPAGAGELLGQYRRFAAVQADRGGHWESTVRRAAYKVVTHELATETDRLTRVASRLCAGSEDLALRDRAPWALGSALRELLVRMEVYRPYPSTDAASIVTGAAADEARTAFTVPEEARAVDVVRDLVLGRAGEGPAGAEFRARFAQTSSALRAKSVEDTAFYRYQPLLSANEVGGNPGSPAVSPDDFHAYCARVQRDWPAMGTVLSTHDTKRSGDVRAALSVLTQCPERWADVLAEVTRAGTGVPDPQLAWAAWQTLFGLGPAAEERLQGALLKHVREAGLHTAWTEQEPAYEEAVAAFVAEGPCGSPGRLVTDLRTSLALHVRANVLGAALVHLTMPGVPDVYQGTEAEYLALVDPDNRSPFTPAEQPSEKTELTTAALRLRARRPTAFGDAATYTPLSAEGPAAAHCVAFARSGEVLTAVTRMSLRLARAGGWRDTRLPLPAGRWTDVLTPGRKFTGHARVEELFETLPVALLERVGEGGPESG